A single region of the Polyangiaceae bacterium genome encodes:
- a CDS encoding long-chain fatty acid--CoA ligase produces the protein MSEEFKNLVDLWERSCEKYAERQLFGTKTDGKWEWITYGEFKTMVDHFRGGLASLGVGEGDKVGIVSDNRVEWAVACYATYGLKAEYVPMYEAQKPDEWAFILEDCGAKVVIGSKADIYEKLKKVKSDVPSLEHVIGIEAPESDDHSYAALMKVGEDKPVEAQHPEPGATAGFIYTSGTTGNPKGVILSHGNIASNINAVQEIFPFADDDRSLSFLPWAHSFGQTCELHAMLSVGASLGINDEIPNLVGNLAEVRPTILFAVPRIFNRIYDGVNKQMSEKPGFIQSLFRSGLQNATLRNAGQDIGLFGGIGLGLADKIIFSKIREKFGGRLRFAISGSAALSKDVAEFIDALGIEVYEGYGLTETSPIATANFPGNRKIGSVGKAIPKVTITIDKEVTGDAKNGEILIKGPNIMQGYHNRDEENAKVLMEDRTFRSGDMGYLDDDGFLFITGRIKEQYKLENGKYVVPSPLEEQLKLSPFIANVMIHGANKPFNVALVVPDLESLKKWATENGSELGAIDKNDAVRKLLEKELKERSAAFKGFERPQKFVITVEDFTTDNGMLTPTMKLKRRNVLAKYEPQLDALYKGEDNRDVDRA, from the coding sequence ATGAGCGAAGAGTTCAAGAACCTCGTCGATCTTTGGGAGCGCAGCTGCGAGAAATACGCCGAGCGTCAGCTATTCGGCACCAAGACGGACGGCAAGTGGGAGTGGATCACCTACGGTGAGTTCAAGACCATGGTGGATCACTTCCGCGGCGGGCTAGCCAGCCTGGGCGTCGGCGAAGGAGACAAAGTCGGCATCGTCAGCGACAACCGCGTCGAGTGGGCGGTGGCCTGCTACGCAACCTACGGACTCAAGGCGGAGTACGTGCCGATGTACGAGGCACAGAAGCCCGACGAGTGGGCGTTCATCCTCGAGGACTGTGGCGCGAAGGTCGTCATCGGTTCCAAGGCCGACATCTACGAAAAGTTGAAGAAGGTGAAGTCCGACGTCCCGAGCTTGGAGCACGTCATTGGCATCGAGGCTCCAGAGTCCGACGACCACTCCTACGCCGCACTGATGAAGGTCGGCGAGGACAAGCCCGTCGAAGCCCAGCACCCCGAGCCGGGCGCCACCGCAGGCTTCATCTACACCTCGGGCACGACCGGCAATCCCAAGGGCGTGATTCTCAGCCACGGCAACATCGCGAGCAACATCAACGCCGTGCAGGAGATCTTCCCCTTCGCGGACGACGATCGCTCGCTGTCTTTCTTGCCGTGGGCGCACAGCTTCGGCCAAACCTGCGAGCTCCACGCCATGCTCAGCGTGGGCGCTTCCCTGGGCATCAACGACGAAATCCCCAACCTCGTTGGAAATCTCGCGGAAGTTCGGCCCACGATTTTGTTTGCCGTGCCTCGCATCTTCAACCGCATCTACGACGGTGTGAACAAGCAGATGTCCGAGAAGCCGGGCTTCATCCAGAGTCTATTCCGCTCCGGACTGCAGAACGCGACGCTCCGCAACGCGGGTCAAGACATCGGCTTGTTCGGAGGAATCGGCCTGGGCCTCGCCGACAAGATCATCTTCAGCAAGATCCGCGAGAAGTTCGGTGGCCGCTTGCGCTTCGCGATCAGTGGCAGTGCCGCGCTGTCAAAGGACGTCGCCGAGTTCATCGACGCGCTCGGCATCGAAGTCTACGAAGGCTACGGCTTGACCGAGACCAGCCCCATCGCCACGGCCAACTTCCCGGGCAACCGCAAGATCGGCTCGGTGGGCAAAGCGATTCCCAAGGTCACCATCACCATCGACAAAGAAGTGACCGGCGACGCGAAGAACGGCGAGATCCTGATCAAGGGCCCCAATATCATGCAGGGCTACCACAACCGGGACGAGGAGAACGCAAAGGTGCTGATGGAGGACCGCACCTTCCGCAGCGGAGACATGGGCTACCTCGATGACGACGGTTTCCTCTTCATCACTGGTCGCATCAAGGAGCAGTACAAGCTCGAGAACGGCAAATACGTCGTGCCCTCACCCCTCGAAGAGCAACTGAAGCTGTCGCCTTTCATCGCCAACGTGATGATCCACGGGGCGAACAAGCCCTTCAACGTTGCTCTCGTCGTGCCGGATCTCGAAAGCCTGAAAAAGTGGGCAACAGAGAACGGCTCGGAGCTCGGGGCCATCGACAAGAACGATGCCGTGCGCAAGCTGCTCGAGAAGGAGCTGAAGGAGCGCAGCGCGGCCTTCAAAGGTTTCGAGCGACCCCAAAAGTTCGTGATCACCGTCGAAGACTTCACGACCGACAATGGCATGCTCACGCCCACGATGAAGCTGAAACGCCGGAACGTGCTGGCCAAGTACGAGCCGCAGTTGGATGCCTTGTACAAAGGCGAGGACAATCGCGACGTCGACCGCGCTTGA
- a CDS encoding protoglobin domain-containing protein, which produces MTLPLPSEVYAELKRFLDFGDKDRDNLVALGPTMDTHASKITEGFYALLSQFPATAKHIDGRVDALKKTHGAWMKGLVGGDYGDSYLESRWRIGLAHVRIGLEPYWVEAVMSFIRTNMALAIASEIRDAAEAAEKQASFTKICDLDLLIINLSYGEDRLDRLTEFTGMKRALIENIIKIPRKA; this is translated from the coding sequence ATGACGCTTCCCCTCCCCAGCGAGGTGTACGCCGAGTTGAAACGCTTCCTCGACTTTGGCGACAAAGACCGCGACAACCTCGTCGCGCTGGGGCCTACGATGGACACCCACGCTAGCAAGATCACCGAAGGGTTCTACGCGCTTCTTTCGCAGTTTCCCGCAACCGCCAAGCACATCGACGGGCGTGTGGATGCCCTGAAGAAGACTCACGGTGCGTGGATGAAAGGCCTGGTCGGAGGGGACTACGGAGATAGCTACCTGGAGTCGAGATGGCGCATCGGCCTGGCGCACGTGCGCATTGGCCTGGAGCCGTACTGGGTGGAAGCGGTGATGAGCTTCATCCGCACCAACATGGCGCTCGCCATCGCATCCGAGATCCGAGACGCGGCGGAAGCCGCCGAGAAACAGGCGAGCTTCACCAAGATCTGCGATCTCGATCTGCTCATCATCAACCTGTCCTACGGCGAGGATCGCTTGGACCGCCTCACCGAGTTCACGGGCATGAAGCGAGCCTTGATCGAAAACATCATCAAGATCCCGCGCAAGGCTTGA
- a CDS encoding MBL fold metallo-hydrolase has translation MADTVLYDAGGHRNVLLPSFDEGHAVPANQHLIIHAGVGMILDPGGHKVYNKVLAETTSQLKGGKLGYVFLSHQDPDIVAAVNGWLMTTDADAYASKLWLRFIPHFGLDKLVQDRLFAIPDEGQNFDLNGCQLKFLPAHFLHSCGNFQVYDPISKVLYTGDLGASLGQPYVEVTDFDAHLQYTQGFHERYMACNAAMRAWAQMVKQLDIEIIAPQHGAFFRGKEMVGRFITWAEELRCGVDLISNKYVVPQ, from the coding sequence ATGGCCGACACAGTCTTGTATGACGCAGGCGGACACCGCAACGTGCTCCTGCCTTCATTCGACGAGGGACATGCGGTCCCCGCGAACCAGCACCTGATCATCCACGCGGGAGTGGGCATGATCCTCGACCCTGGCGGGCACAAGGTCTACAACAAGGTCTTGGCGGAGACGACGTCCCAGCTCAAGGGCGGCAAGCTGGGCTACGTCTTTCTCTCCCACCAGGATCCGGACATCGTCGCAGCTGTCAACGGCTGGCTGATGACTACCGACGCGGACGCCTACGCCTCCAAGCTATGGCTGCGCTTCATCCCCCACTTCGGCTTGGACAAGCTGGTACAGGACCGCCTCTTTGCCATCCCCGACGAAGGTCAAAATTTCGACCTCAACGGCTGCCAGCTGAAGTTCCTGCCCGCCCACTTCCTGCACTCCTGCGGCAACTTCCAGGTGTACGACCCAATCTCCAAGGTGCTCTATACCGGAGACCTCGGGGCCTCGCTGGGGCAGCCCTACGTGGAAGTGACCGACTTCGATGCGCACCTGCAATACACGCAGGGGTTCCACGAACGCTACATGGCGTGTAACGCAGCGATGCGCGCGTGGGCACAAATGGTCAAGCAGCTCGACATCGAAATCATCGCACCTCAACACGGGGCCTTCTTCCGCGGGAAGGAGATGGTGGGCCGTTTCATCACTTGGGCTGAAGAGCTCCGCTGCGGAGTCGATCTCATCTCCAACAAGTACGTGGTTCCACAATGA
- a CDS encoding roadblock/LC7 domain-containing protein — protein sequence MSSPSAPFSDLELAREVSRRLRSPRVGAAPRSEPSPRYVPFDARRFVPATHWVAAPRGHRFGAELWNELLDGCLSAANAEAAFVMDGQGLVVATRGTMQADDAEAIGARLMVALDQAEEIGGATGSYSVAIEFGGAWLTGLRLQLKDERSLTVGLVARAPLARESRDVIENLMGITTENEI from the coding sequence ATGAGCAGCCCCAGCGCGCCCTTCTCTGACCTCGAGCTGGCCCGGGAAGTGTCCCGCCGCCTGCGCTCTCCTCGCGTGGGCGCCGCTCCACGGAGCGAACCCAGTCCCCGCTACGTCCCCTTCGACGCCAGGCGCTTCGTGCCCGCCACGCACTGGGTCGCTGCCCCTCGAGGGCACCGGTTCGGCGCTGAACTCTGGAACGAGCTCCTCGATGGCTGCCTCTCGGCGGCCAACGCCGAGGCTGCCTTCGTGATGGATGGCCAGGGCCTGGTAGTCGCCACTCGCGGCACGATGCAAGCTGACGACGCCGAAGCCATCGGGGCCAGGCTGATGGTCGCCCTCGATCAAGCCGAAGAGATCGGCGGGGCGACGGGGAGCTATTCAGTGGCCATCGAGTTCGGTGGCGCGTGGCTCACCGGACTTCGCCTCCAACTCAAGGACGAGCGTTCCCTCACCGTCGGCCTGGTGGCGAGAGCTCCGCTCGCCCGGGAATCCCGTGACGTGATCGAGAACTTGATGGGAATAACTACGGAAAACGAAATCTGA
- a CDS encoding ParA family protein, producing MTHRITMCSQKGGVGKTTVSLNLALAMAERGRKVLLVDLDPQGGIGHALARGDTELVGLADLLMEQISPEEAVLPTRVPNLSLLPRGRLDPVDACEYELAVGARGVLSSSLSRVDGPFDVVVIDTPSGLGLVTRAALAASDFALMPFQAEPLALRSVSQALRVIDRVRLTENPRLELLGILPTMVDRNNDPSHDVMLEMWTGFEGVLDTAIPRADVFSKASAMGLPVGFLPGRISPEARRFEMLAAELDTHMLMLKPEMETTHEQPQRALL from the coding sequence GTGACCCACAGAATCACGATGTGCAGCCAAAAAGGGGGCGTCGGCAAGACGACGGTGTCTCTGAACCTGGCGCTGGCCATGGCGGAGCGAGGCAGAAAGGTGCTGTTGGTCGATCTCGACCCCCAGGGAGGCATCGGGCACGCGCTGGCGCGAGGCGACACCGAGTTGGTGGGCCTGGCCGATCTGCTCATGGAGCAGATCAGCCCCGAGGAAGCCGTGCTTCCCACCCGCGTTCCGAATCTGTCCCTACTGCCCCGCGGACGCTTGGATCCAGTGGATGCCTGCGAGTACGAACTCGCGGTAGGCGCGCGCGGTGTGCTTTCGTCTTCGCTCTCGCGCGTGGATGGCCCCTTCGACGTCGTCGTGATCGACACGCCATCGGGACTTGGCCTCGTGACGCGTGCCGCCCTGGCCGCGTCGGATTTCGCGTTGATGCCCTTTCAGGCGGAACCCTTGGCGCTGCGTTCGGTGTCACAGGCACTGCGGGTCATCGACCGCGTGCGTCTGACCGAGAACCCTCGCCTGGAACTGCTCGGCATTCTGCCCACGATGGTGGATCGCAACAACGATCCCTCCCACGACGTGATGTTGGAGATGTGGACCGGATTCGAGGGTGTCCTCGATACCGCGATTCCCCGCGCGGACGTGTTTTCCAAAGCGAGCGCGATGGGCTTGCCCGTCGGCTTCCTGCCGGGCCGCATTTCGCCGGAAGCCCGGCGTTTCGAGATGCTCGCGGCCGAACTCGATACCCACATGTTGATGTTGAAACCCGAGATGGAGACCACCCATGAGCAGCCCCAGCGCGCCCTTCTCTGA